The Couchioplanes caeruleus nucleotide sequence GCCGGTGACCCAGCTCGCGCGGTGACACTCCGCCGGCGTTCAGCAGCAGTTCCAGGCACCGCAGGTCGGTCCGGTTCACCTTGAGGATGCGCGCCATCTCGCGGTCGGTGTCGTCGACGGCGGCCCGGTACGCCTGCACGGCGTCGGCGGCGACGGCACCGTGACGGCCTCCTTCGCCGACGGCACCACAGCAGAGGCAGACGTCCTCGTCGCGGCGGACGGAACGCGCTCCGCGGTTCGACGCCAGTACCTTCCGCACGCGAGCGTGACCGACACCGGGATCACCTCCATCGCGACCAAGACGCCCCTGACCGCGCACACCCGCGCGTTGCTTGCCGACGAGGTCGTGAACGGGCTGTCGTTGATCTTCGGGGACGGCGGCATGATGGGAATGCTGCACGTCATGGAGTTTCCGTGGGACGCCGACGGCCGGCCGAAGAACGCCGCCCTGCCGGATACCTGGCCGGGGCTGCAGTTCGACAACACCCGCGACTACATCAACCTGTCCATCTGGAGTACCGACGACAGGTTTCCGGCCGGGATCAGACAACTGCGCGGCAACGACCTCATCCGCGCCGCACTCGACGCGACAACCGGCTGGCATCCGAGACTTCGCCGGCTGTTCGAGCTCTCCGACCCCGACGCGGCGTTCGCCCTGCGGATCGCCACGTCCGCCCCGGTACCCGCATGGACGCCGACGACCGTCACCCTGCTCGGCGATGCCATCCACACGATGACCCCGGGACAAGGCGTCGGCGCGAACACCGCACTCTGGGACGCCGCCACTCTCTGCCGCGAACTGGTCGCCGCGGCAGCGGGCCAGAAGGACATCGTCACCGCCATCGGTGACTACGAAGCGAGAATGCTGCCCTACGGCACCGCCCTGGTCGCGGACTCGCTGCACAACAACGGCACCTCCGCCGAGGACTCCCTGTACGAGGCGGGAATCGGTGGCGAACTCGCCCTCGGAGGCGCACGAGCCCACTTCTTCCTGACCGGTAAGATTCCGGCACTGCGCCGGAAATTCCTCGCCGACCTCCGCACCACCGGGACGCCCGGCAACGGCTGACACACCGCTTCGCGACGACATCCGCTCATCGCCATGTGCGTGCGTTGCAGGCCGGCGTGGGTAACCACAACGTCATGGCCGCGCGCGGTGGGCGCAGGAACCGCTGACCGAAGCGGCGGGTTACGGTGGATCAAGAGCAACTCGAGGATGAGGCTGTACATGATCAACGTACAGGAGTTCGCACGGCGGCTGAGCACTCTGGGAGCCGCTGCGTTCGCCAGTGACGACGTCGTGGACCTGGCGACCGCTGCCGATGTGCGCATCAGCGCTGACGTCGAGATCGACGCCACTGTGGCGCAGCGCTTGCTCGACCAGATCTCGCCCCCGCTGCCGGTCACCGGAGCGCAGATCGCGGGGTCGCAATGGCCGCCGCCCCAGTCCTCCCGTCCTGCGGCGCCCTCGGTGTCGTTCTCCAGCCCCGGTGCCGTCGATGGCCCGGCCGATCAGCCGGCCCGGCCCCGCAGGTCCGGGCCGGCGCGTGGCGGCCGGCGACCCGGACCTCGACGGTCCGGCAGGTGAACCGCCCGGTTTGTCGTCGCTGCAGGCGCCCGCGGCAAGATGGCGCCGCCTCGGCCTCGGCGGAGCCATCGGGAGACGGTCGAGCGCCCGGAACGCGGGGCTGAATTCCTCGACGGGGTCATCTCGGCCTTCTCTTGACGCCCTCACACGGGAAGCTGCAAGAGTGGACCGATGATCCCGTCCGAGGAACCGACCCTGGTGGTGCTCGGCGCCGCCGGTGACCTCACCGCCCGCCTGCTGCTACCCGGGCTGGCCGAGCTGGTGAACCGGCGGCACCTGCCGATGCGGCTGGTGGGCAGCGACCGGGCCGACTGGGACGACGACCAGTGGCGCAACCGGGTCCGGCAGGCGTTCGCCGGCGAGGCGGACCGGTCACCGGACGCCGAGACCATCATCCGCACCGCCCGCTACGTCCAGGCCGACGTGACGGCAGCGCAGGATCTCGACCGGCTGCTGGGCACCTGTCCGCCGGGCCCGGTCGTCCTGTATTTCGCGTTGCCGCCCGCGATCGCGGAGCAGGCCTGCCGGGCGCTGACGGGCGTCGACCTGCCGGCCGGCACCCGGCTGGTGCTGGAGAAGCCGTTCGGCAGCGACGCCGCGAGCGCCGACGCGCTCAACGAGATCCTCACCCGGCTCGTGCCGGAGGACCAGGTCCACCGGGTGGATCACTACCTCGGCCTGTCCACCGTGCTGAACATCTTCGGCCTGCGTTACACCAATCGGATGCTGGAGTCGGTTCTGAACTCCAACCACGTGTCCGGCGTCGACATCCTGCTCGAGGAGAGCCTGGCGTTGGAGGGCCGGGCCGGCTACTACGACAGCGCGGGCGCCCTCGTGGACATGCTGCAGAGCCACGCCCTGCATGTGCTGTCGCTGGTGGCGATGGAGCCGCCGAGCACGCTCGACGCCCGCGACGTCCGCGACGGGGCGTCCGCGGTGCTGCGGGCCACCCGCGTGTGGGGCGCCGACCCGGTCCGCAGCAGCCGCCGGGCCCGCTACACCGCCGCCACGGTGGGCGAGCGGAGCGTGCCGTCGTACGCCGACGAGGAGGGCGTCGACCCGGACCGGCGCACCGAGACGTTCGCCGAGGTGATCGTGGAGGTGAACACGTGGCGGTGGGCCGGAGTGCCGTTCCGGCTGCGCACCGGCAAGGCGCTGCGTGCACTGGACAAGCGTGTCGTGATCACGTTCAAGGAGCCCAATTGGGTTCCGGAGGGGCTGCTGGGCTACGAGCGGTCCGATCGGTTGCACATCGGCCTGGACCCTGAGGTGCTGCGGCTGGACTTCAACGTCAACGGCCTCGCCGACCCCCGGACGGTCGAGCGGGTCGCGATGCACACGCAGCTCGAGCCCGGCGACCTGCCGGCCTACGGCCAGGTGCTCGCCGGGGTGCTCGCCGCCGACCCGACGCTGTCGGTCCGCGGTGACCAGGCCGTACGGACGTGGCAGATCATGGAACCGGTGTTGCGCGCCTGGCGCGCCGATGCCGTGCCCCTGCTCGAGTACGAGGCGGGCGGCGACGGCCCGCCACCGCTGCAGGTCCGCTGACCCGCGACCGCAGGCCGGGCTCAGGCCGGGAAGGTGTCCCGGAACGACCGCTCGGGATCGACGCCGGCGAACACCATGACGTCGGCCGCGACCATCCGGATGCTCGCGTACGCCGCGGCCACCGCGGACTGCGCCCGGACGTCGTCTCCGTGCTCGATCAGCGACGCCGCGAGGTCGGCGGCACGCTCTGCGGCGACCTGCCGGGTCACTTCGTCCGCGGGGTCGTCCGCGAGATCCGCCAGGGCCGCCGCCAGGTGCCGGACGGTGGCCGCCAGCCGGGCGCGATGCGGCCCGCGCACGGCGGTGACCGATCGGGTGAGTGCGAGGCAGCTGCCGGCCAGAAGGTCCAGATGGTCCGCGCGTTCCCGCTCGGTCACGACGAGGCCGGCCCGCCGCCGCCAGGTCAGACCGTGCCGGACGATCCGATCGCTGGCACTGCGCGCTGTCCTCAACGCCTCGAGATCACCGTGTACGTCGCGCAGCAGCGCCGTGGCATCGTCCGCGCGCGGCCGGTCCCCGTGCTCGACTGCCTCGGCGGCCGCTCGCAGGCCGGCCGCCAGGCGCGTCAGCACCCGTGCCTCGGCCAGGCGCAGCAGCCGGAGCGGTTCCGGAGGAAACAGCAGCTGGCTGAACGCCAGCGCGACCGCGGAGCCGATGACGGCGTCCAGCAGCCGGTCCCAGCCGTGCTGCGGCTGACCGACCACGATGATCAGGATCGCTGCGACGGCTGCCTGGGCGCGGACGATCCGCGCGTCGTGCACCGCCCGGGCGAGCAGCATGGCGGTGAACGTGGCCCCGGCGAGGGTCCACACCCCGTCACCGGCCAGCGAGAACGCCGCCTCCCCGACGAGGACACCGATCAGCACCCCGGCGAGCAGCCGTACCGCGTTCGACCCCCGGCGTCCCAGCGTGGCGTTCAGCCCGACGACCGCCGCGATCGGGGCGAAGAACGGATCCGCATGGCCCGCCATCCGCACGGCGACGAGCCAGGCCACCGCTGCGGCCAGGGCCTGCTGCGCGTACGGCGAGGCGAACCGCATCCACCTTTGCGCTGTCGTCCGCACCATCGGACACGTCCCTGTTCCGTGGGAAGCCACCGTGCGGCGTCTTCGCGAAGCCGGCCCGTATCCGAAGTCTGCGCGCAGACGGTCCGGTCCGCTCGTCACAGACCTGCCGGCGCGCTGCGGATCGCCGTCCTAGGCGATGAGTCAGATGTTGGACGTGTCGGGTGGCAGGTCGGCGGGCGGCTGCGGCACTCCCCCGTCGTCCGAGCTCTCGGGACGGGGCAGGCCGAGGGTGTACGCCGTCATCGACAGCGAACCGTACGCGTACCCGTCGACCAGGACGTCGGTGTCCGCCGCGCCGGATGCCGAGGCGAGGCCGGCCAGGTACAGGGCGGGGATGAAGTGGTCCGGTGTCGGCACCGCCCGGTGGTAGTCGTGGTGGGCGTCCAGCGTGGCGAACTCGGCAGGGTCGCTGAGCATGCGGACCTTGGCGTCTTCGTCGAAGCGTTGTGTCCACTCGTACCCGTCGTCGGCGAGTTTCCAGTCCATGCCGCGCAGGTTGTGGACGACGTTGCCGCTCGCGATGATCAGCACTCCGCGCTCGCGCAGCGGGGCCAGCTTGGCGCCGAGCTGAAGGTGATAGTCGAAGGGCTTGTCGGCGTTGATGCTGAGCTGCACGACCGGGATCGACGCGTCGGGGAAGGCGTGCATCAGGACCGACCAGGTGCCATGGTCGATGCCCCAGCTGTCGACGTCCGCGCCGACCCAGGTGGGGTGCACCACGTCGCTGATCTCGGTGGCCAGCTCCGGCAGGCCGGGGGCGGGATACTGCACCTCGAACAACGGCTTCGGGAAGCCGTAGAAATCGTGGATGGTGCGGGGCTGAGGCATCGCGGTGACCGCGGTGGCATTGATGTACCAGTGGGCGCTGACGACCAGGATGGCACGCGGGCGCGGCACGGCAGCGCCGAAGGCCTTCCACGCGGTGGTGTAGCGGTTGACGTCGAGGGCGTTCATCGGGTTGCCGTGCCCGATGAACGCCGCAGGCATCACAAGCTTCGACGCGTCGGTGCTGTCCGAGCTCACCGTGGTGCCTCCTCTGGTGCGTCGTACGACAGACCGTGCCCGCACCGGTACCGGTTCCCGTCGCTGTCGACGTAGACGTACGGCCGGCCGTCCATGTACTTCTCCTTGTCGAACCCCGGCACGTCGTTGGGCGAGGCGCACATCCCCTTCTCGTCGACGGCGATGGCCGCGTTGCCGGCCGGGAAGGTCAGGGGCAGCCGGCCGCGCGGCTTTGCGTCGCCGACGATGACGTCGAAGAGGGCCTCGGTCCGGGTGTCGAAACCGGCCACGAGGGCGTCGGCCAGCGGCTCGACGGTGCCGAGCAGCCACGGCAGGATCACGTTGAGACCGACCACGAGCCGCGGTACCGCCGACCGGATCCGCCTGACCTTGGCCAGGTCGATGTTCGTGGCCTCATGGATGTCGAGGTCCAGCAGGCCGGTGAAATCGAAGTAGGAGCCGGTGAACGGGTTGAGGAACAGCACGGCGACGTCGGCCCGGTGATAGTCGACGGTGAACTCGATGCCGGGGTGCGCTGCGGCCAGGCTCGCGCGGAGCCGGTCAAGTTCGGCCACCGTGAGGTCTCGCTCGAACAGTTCGACGTAGACACGCTGCCCGGCCAGGCGGGCAGGTGTCAGCGGCAGCGCGCCGTCGTGGTTCTTCATCAGGACCACCGACCTGCGGTGTGCCTCCTCGGCCACCGCGGCGTACGACGCGTTGGCCACCACCTCGTCCGCCCGCTGCGGATCGACGTACGGGTCGTCGAACAGGCCGAGGGCGAACATCTCGGTCACCAGCCGGTGCGCGGCCTGGTCCAGCCGCTCGGTGCTGAACAGCCCGTCCAGGAAGGCGGTACGGATCGAGCCGACGTCGTTGGTGTCGGCGATGATGTCCGTACCCGCCGTCACCGCCCTGCCCACCCGCTCGGGGACGCTCAGCTCGGACACCCCCCAGGCCATCTTGGACAGGATGCCGGAGTCGGAGTTGACGTAGCCGCGGTGCCCCATCTCCCGCAGCAGGTCGAGGAACGGCTGGTTGAAGGCGAAACCGACCTGCTCGAAGTGGTCCAGCGGCGACTGCGGCATCGCCGACTTCTCGTCCGACGGGATCGCGTAGTACGGCATGATGCTGGAGACGCCGGCGTCGATCGCCGCCTGGAACGGCGGCAGATGGTAGGTCGCCAGGGACCCCGGCGTCGGGTAGACGTTGAACCGGCCCTCCGCGTAATGCGGGTCGAAGCCGTTCTCCCGCGCCCCGCCCCCGGGGAAGTGCTTGATCGTCAGCGCCACCCCGTCCCGGCCGGGGCCGTCCTCGCCCTGGAAGGCCCGGACGACGACGGCGATCGCCCGGCTGATGAACCGGGGATCCTCACCGAAGGTGCCGTTGGTCCGGAACCATCGCGGGTCGGTCGCCGTGTCCGCCATGTACATGTAGCCCTTGCGCAGGCCGGAGGCCACCCACTCGGCGCGCGACTTGTCAGCGAAGTCGCGGATCAACGCCAGGTCCGCGGCGGCCGCCAATCCCAGCGTGCCGGGCCACTGGGTGAACTCCTGGTCCCGGGCCGTGGCACCCAGCTTGAAGCCACCGAGCTCGTTCTTGGAGTTCGCGGCGACCAGCACCGGTATGCCCAGGCGCGTCCCCTCGGCGACCTCGTTCATCGCGTTCACCCACGTGGCGATCTTCGAGCCCGGTGGCGTCTCCCGCATGATGAAGTGCCGCATGTGCAACTCGGTGATCTGCTGGGTCGTCCCCTCGTAGGGCAGCCCCGCCGTGTTGTGCGGGTCGTTCTTGATCCGGTGATACTGCTCGTCCAGGGCACCGTCGTGGCTGGTCAGCTCCGGGTCGTGCTGGGAGATGCCCATCGAGCGGGAGTTGATGACCATCAACCCGATCTTCTCGGCGGGCGACATCCGGGACACCAGGTCGGTCGCCCGCTCGGCCGGGCTCAGCCGCCAGTCCTCGTACGGGTCGAGCCGGCCGTTGCCGTTGAGGTCCTTGAACGTCAGACCGTCGACGTCCAGCAGCGGCTTGACCCGAGCACCGATCGGTATCTGCTCGGCCATCGGTCCTCCTGGAGATCGACCTTCCCTCCCCGGACCCTATCGCCAGGCGCGGCCGGTCGCCCGGTTCCTGCACACAGTCGGCCGGGACATCGGTGCCACGACACAGCCGGACGGTGTCAACGCGCGTACCGTCGACAGGGTGGTGAAGCCGCATTCCACCCGCAAGGAGGAACCTGTGCCCGCATCATCCGCGGCGTCGGCCGTGCTGGCCGGTCTGGACGGCATACGCGCCGAGCAGGAAGAGCTCTATCGCTCCGTGCACCAGCACCCCGAGCTGTCCCACCAGGAGCACCGGACCGCGGCGGCGGTCACCGACGTCCTGCAGAAGGCGGGGTTCCAGGTCGAGACCGAGGTCGGCGGCACCGGCGTGGTCGGTGTCCTGACCAACGGTGACGGCCCCTCGGTGCTGCTGCGCGCCGACATGGACGCCCTGCCGGTACGCGAAGAGACCGGCCTTCCCTATGCGAGCACCGCCACCAGCGGCGACGTCGCGGTCATGCACGCCTGCGGGCACGACGTCCACGTAGCCTGCCTGCTCGGCGCCGCCCGGCTGTTCGCCGCCGCCCGCGACGCCTGGAGCGGCACCCTGACCGTGCTGTTCCAGCCCGCGGAGGAAACCGGCGACGGCGCCCGCGGCATGATCGACGACGGGCTCGCGAAGATGGTCCCCGGCGTCGACGTGGCCCTCGCGCAGCACGTCATGGCCTTTCCCGCCGGCCGGGTCGGCACCCACCCCGGCCCGGTGCTGTCCGCAGCCGACAGCATGCGCATCACCGTGCACGGCCGCGGCGCACACGGATCCATGCCGCAGGCCGCCGTCGACCCGGTCGTGCTGGCCGCCATGATCGTCGTCCGGCTGCAGACCGTCGTGGCGCGCGAGGTGCCGCCCACGGAGACCGCCGTGCTCACCGTGGGCAGCATCCAGGCCGGCACCAAGAGCAACGTCATCCCCGACAGCGCCCAGCTGCAGCTCAACCTGCGCACCTACAACGACAGCACCCGCGAGACGATGCTCGGCGCGATCCGCCGGATCGTCACCGCGGAATGCCAGGCCTCCGGCTCACCCCGCGAGCCCGAGTTCGAGCTGTTCGACCGCTTCCCGCTGACCGACAACGACACCGCCACCACGCAACGGGTGGCCACCGCGTTCACCGAGTTCTTCGGCGACCACGCCGAGGCCATCGAGCAGCAGTCCGCGAGCGAGGACTTCAGCGACATCCCCCGCGCGCTGGGGGTGCCGTACACGTACTGGTGCATCGGCGGGATCGACCCGGACGTGTACCGCCGTGCCCAGGAGGCCGGCCGCGTCACCCAGGACATCCCGGTCAACCACTCGGCCACCTTCGCCCCCGTCCTGCAGCCCACCCTGACCACCGGCACCCAGGCGCTGGTCGTCGCCGCCCTCGCCTGGCTCGCCCGCTGATCCGTCAGGGGGCCACCCGGCGTTGCCGAGGCCGGCCCTCAGTCACCTGTCGTCCAGGCGCGCGGCGAGGTCCCACAGCGGGGCCTCCAGAACCTCGCTGAACGTCGGGAACGGGTGGACCACGTCCCGGGCGACGTCGACCGGGATCTGGGCGCGGATCATCAGGGCCACCTCCGAGATCCATTCCTCGGCGTAGCCGCCCATCGCGCCGGCTCCGATCACGACTCCGGTCGCCGGGTCGGCGAGCAGCCTCAGCCATCCCCGCGGCTCCCCCTCGGTCGCCGAGCGCACGGCCTGGCTCATCGGGGTGTGGGCGATCAGGGGGTCGATGCCGGCGTCACGTGCCGAGCTTTCGGTGTGGCCGACCGACACGAACGCCGGACTGGTGTAGACGGCCCGGGGTATCGCGCGGTAATCGGCGCGCGTCCGGCGCCCCGACAGATTCGCCGCGACGACGCGGCCCTGGTAGTGAGCCGTGTGCGTGAAGGGCGCGATACCGGTGACGTCACCGACCGCCCACACCCGGTCCGCACCCGCCACCCGGCAGCGCTCGTCGATCGGGACAGCGCCCCTCTCGTCCGGCCGGATGCCCAGGACCTCCAGGCCCAGGCCGGCCGAGCGCGGGCGTCTTCCCGCGGCGAGGATCACCACGTCGGCGTCGAGCTCCGCGCCGCTGTCCAGCTTGACGTGGGCACCGGCTCCGCGGGGTTCGAGGCTCGCGACCTGCGTCGTCAGCCGGACGTCGACCCCCGCCTCGACCAGGAGATCGCGCAGCTCCTCCGAGGTCTGTGGCTCCTCGCGGGGGACAAGCCCGGGGCCGCGCTGCACGAGGGTCACCACGGTGCCGAAGGCGGCGAACAGGTAGGCGAGTTCGCAACCGACGGGACCGCCGCCGACCACGACAGCCGAATCCGGAAACACGGTCGTGCTGAGCGCCTCGTCGCTGGTCCACACCGGCACGGTGTCGAGGCCCGGTATCGCCGGACGCACGGGCGCCGATCCGGTGTTCAAGACCAGATCGCCGTATCCGATCTCGGTGCCCGAGACGTCCAGGACGCCGGCACGAACGACCCGGCCGTGCCCCCTCAGCAACGTCGCGCCGGTCTTGGCCAGGCCGGCGGCGTTCACGCTGTCGTCCCGGCCATGGACGATCCGGTCCCGGCGGCGCACGGCCTCCGCGTACGCTTCGCGCGCGGTGACCCGGCCGGAGAACATGGCTGCCCACTGCGGGTCCGTGGGGGTTCTCCACACGTACGCCGCACGCAGCATGGCCTTGCTCGGCACGCAGGCGACGAAGGGGCAGTCGCCACCGACGCGCGCCTCCTCGACCACCGCGATCCTACGGTCGGGTACCGCACCCCAGATCAGCTTGGCGCCCGCTCCCGCGCCCAGCACCACCACGTCGTATCGGTCCATGATTCAACCGTGCTCTGCCGCGCCTTCGCTCGGCAAGACCACCGGAGCGATGCATCGGCGGCGCCCGCAGCGATTCCACGGCCGGGGCCACCCGAAAAGCGAAGAAGATTGCGGCCGGCGCGGTTAAGAGGTGCCGGTCGTGGACACATGTGAGGAGATCCCACAGGAGGGGTGTCTCTCCATGAACAGCCCTACAGTGCCGACCGGCGAGCCGCCACGACGGCGACTGCGAGCCCGCTGACATGACCCGCGCCCGGCAACGCCATCGCCCTGTCGTCACCCTCGCCGCCCTCTACGGGGCGGGCGGCAGCACCGTCGGACCGAAGGTGGCCGAACGACTCTCGGTCCCCCTGCTGGACCGGACGATTCCGGAGGCGGTGGCGGAGCAGACCGGCCTGCCGGAGAACGCCGTCGCGGCCATCGACGACCAGCCACGCACTGTTCCGCAGCGGCTGTGGGCGAGCCTGGGACGCAGCACGACCTCCAGCGGCGGTACGGCCGGTTCCGCCGAACGGCTCGACATGCAGGAGCGCTACGTCCGGGCCCGCATCGAGCAGTTCCTCGCGAACGCCAGTGTGTCCGGCGGTGTGGCGATCGGCCGCGGCGGCATGGTGATCCTGCAGTCGGTGCCGTGGGCGCTGCACGTGTACCTCCGCGGTCCACGCGAGGCCCGGCTGAGGCGGCGGATGGCGGTCGACGGCATCGACCACGACACCGCCGAGCGGCGTCGGCGCGTGGAGGACCGCACCCGCATCGAGTACGTCCGGCGGGCGTACGGCGTCGACGGCAACGAACCGCATCTGTACCACTTGATGATCGACTCCACCGCTGTGGATCTGGACACCTGCGTGGAGCTGATCGTGGCGGCCAGCCGGGCCCGGGTCGAGGCCGCCGAAGCCGGCGCCGACGCAGCCCCCTGACCATCCGCAGGCACACCCGCTGGAGGCTCGCACATGGCAGGCACCGCGCTCGAGTTGGATCCGGATCGGCTCCTGCCGGTCGAGCCCTGGACCCGGGCCACGGCCCGCCGGTTGTACGACCACGTCCGTCAGCTGCCGCTGATCTCCCCGCACGGGCACGTCGACCCTGCTGTGCTGCTCGACAACCACCCGTTCCCGGACCCGACGACGCTGCTGCTCGCCCCTGACCACTACGTGACCCGGCTGCTGCACGCCGACGGCGTCGAGCTCTCCGCGCTCGGTGTCGGTCAGGGCGAGTTGTCGCAGACCGCGTCGCGGCAGGCGTGGCGCCTGCTGTGCGAGCGGTGGCACGTCTATCAGGGCACCCCGGTGCGCTACTGGCTCGAGGCGGAACTCGCCGGCATCTTCGGCGTCACCGTCACGCCGTCGGCGGACACCGCGGACGCCATCTACGACCAGATCAGCGCCGCGCTCGCCGACGACGCCTTCCGGCCGAGGGCCCTGTACGACCGCTTCGGGATATCGGTGCTCGCGACGACCGACGACCCCTGCTCCGATCTGGCCGCGCACGCCGCCCTCACCGGCGACCCGGCCTGGCAGGGCCGGGTGATCCCCACCTTCCGCCCGGACCGGTATCTGGAACCGGGCGGGGAAGGCTGGACCGACGCGGTGGCCGCCCTGGGCAAGGCCGCCGACACCGACACCGGCGACTACACCGGTTACGTCGCGGCTCTGGAGCAACGGCGCCGGCACTTCGTCGCGCACGGCGCGGTCTCGGCCGACCACAGCCATCCGGACGCCCGGACCGACCCGCTGAGCCCGGCCGAAGCCGCGCGGATCTACCGGGCGGCGCTCGCCGGTGAGGCCGGCAGTGCGCAGGCCGTGGCGTTCCGACGGCACATGCTGC carries:
- a CDS encoding FAD-dependent oxidoreductase, with amino-acid sequence MTDTGITSIATKTPLTAHTRALLADEVVNGLSLIFGDGGMMGMLHVMEFPWDADGRPKNAALPDTWPGLQFDNTRDYINLSIWSTDDRFPAGIRQLRGNDLIRAALDATTGWHPRLRRLFELSDPDAAFALRIATSAPVPAWTPTTVTLLGDAIHTMTPGQGVGANTALWDAATLCRELVAAAAGQKDIVTAIGDYEARMLPYGTALVADSLHNNGTSAEDSLYEAGIGGELALGGARAHFFLTGKIPALRRKFLADLRTTGTPGNG
- a CDS encoding glucose-6-phosphate dehydrogenase; amino-acid sequence: MIPSEEPTLVVLGAAGDLTARLLLPGLAELVNRRHLPMRLVGSDRADWDDDQWRNRVRQAFAGEADRSPDAETIIRTARYVQADVTAAQDLDRLLGTCPPGPVVLYFALPPAIAEQACRALTGVDLPAGTRLVLEKPFGSDAASADALNEILTRLVPEDQVHRVDHYLGLSTVLNIFGLRYTNRMLESVLNSNHVSGVDILLEESLALEGRAGYYDSAGALVDMLQSHALHVLSLVAMEPPSTLDARDVRDGASAVLRATRVWGADPVRSSRRARYTAATVGERSVPSYADEEGVDPDRRTETFAEVIVEVNTWRWAGVPFRLRTGKALRALDKRVVITFKEPNWVPEGLLGYERSDRLHIGLDPEVLRLDFNVNGLADPRTVERVAMHTQLEPGDLPAYGQVLAGVLAADPTLSVRGDQAVRTWQIMEPVLRAWRADAVPLLEYEAGGDGPPPLQVR
- a CDS encoding FUSC family protein, with amino-acid sequence MVRTTAQRWMRFASPYAQQALAAAVAWLVAVRMAGHADPFFAPIAAVVGLNATLGRRGSNAVRLLAGVLIGVLVGEAAFSLAGDGVWTLAGATFTAMLLARAVHDARIVRAQAAVAAILIIVVGQPQHGWDRLLDAVIGSAVALAFSQLLFPPEPLRLLRLAEARVLTRLAAGLRAAAEAVEHGDRPRADDATALLRDVHGDLEALRTARSASDRIVRHGLTWRRRAGLVVTERERADHLDLLAGSCLALTRSVTAVRGPHRARLAATVRHLAAALADLADDPADEVTRQVAAERAADLAASLIEHGDDVRAQSAVAAAYASIRMVAADVMVFAGVDPERSFRDTFPA
- the ygiD gene encoding 4,5-DOPA dioxygenase extradiol, translating into MSSDSTDASKLVMPAAFIGHGNPMNALDVNRYTTAWKAFGAAVPRPRAILVVSAHWYINATAVTAMPQPRTIHDFYGFPKPLFEVQYPAPGLPELATEISDVVHPTWVGADVDSWGIDHGTWSVLMHAFPDASIPVVQLSINADKPFDYHLQLGAKLAPLRERGVLIIASGNVVHNLRGMDWKLADDGYEWTQRFDEDAKVRMLSDPAEFATLDAHHDYHRAVPTPDHFIPALYLAGLASASGAADTDVLVDGYAYGSLSMTAYTLGLPRPESSDDGGVPQPPADLPPDTSNI
- a CDS encoding glycoside hydrolase family 3 protein, with the translated sequence MAEQIPIGARVKPLLDVDGLTFKDLNGNGRLDPYEDWRLSPAERATDLVSRMSPAEKIGLMVINSRSMGISQHDPELTSHDGALDEQYHRIKNDPHNTAGLPYEGTTQQITELHMRHFIMRETPPGSKIATWVNAMNEVAEGTRLGIPVLVAANSKNELGGFKLGATARDQEFTQWPGTLGLAAAADLALIRDFADKSRAEWVASGLRKGYMYMADTATDPRWFRTNGTFGEDPRFISRAIAVVVRAFQGEDGPGRDGVALTIKHFPGGGARENGFDPHYAEGRFNVYPTPGSLATYHLPPFQAAIDAGVSSIMPYYAIPSDEKSAMPQSPLDHFEQVGFAFNQPFLDLLREMGHRGYVNSDSGILSKMAWGVSELSVPERVGRAVTAGTDIIADTNDVGSIRTAFLDGLFSTERLDQAAHRLVTEMFALGLFDDPYVDPQRADEVVANASYAAVAEEAHRRSVVLMKNHDGALPLTPARLAGQRVYVELFERDLTVAELDRLRASLAAAHPGIEFTVDYHRADVAVLFLNPFTGSYFDFTGLLDLDIHEATNIDLAKVRRIRSAVPRLVVGLNVILPWLLGTVEPLADALVAGFDTRTEALFDVIVGDAKPRGRLPLTFPAGNAAIAVDEKGMCASPNDVPGFDKEKYMDGRPYVYVDSDGNRYRCGHGLSYDAPEEAPR
- a CDS encoding amidohydrolase; the protein is MPASSAASAVLAGLDGIRAEQEELYRSVHQHPELSHQEHRTAAAVTDVLQKAGFQVETEVGGTGVVGVLTNGDGPSVLLRADMDALPVREETGLPYASTATSGDVAVMHACGHDVHVACLLGAARLFAAARDAWSGTLTVLFQPAEETGDGARGMIDDGLAKMVPGVDVALAQHVMAFPAGRVGTHPGPVLSAADSMRITVHGRGAHGSMPQAAVDPVVLAAMIVVRLQTVVAREVPPTETAVLTVGSIQAGTKSNVIPDSAQLQLNLRTYNDSTRETMLGAIRRIVTAECQASGSPREPEFELFDRFPLTDNDTATTQRVATAFTEFFGDHAEAIEQQSASEDFSDIPRALGVPYTYWCIGGIDPDVYRRAQEAGRVTQDIPVNHSATFAPVLQPTLTTGTQALVVAALAWLAR
- a CDS encoding dihydrolipoyl dehydrogenase family protein, which gives rise to MDRYDVVVLGAGAGAKLIWGAVPDRRIAVVEEARVGGDCPFVACVPSKAMLRAAYVWRTPTDPQWAAMFSGRVTAREAYAEAVRRRDRIVHGRDDSVNAAGLAKTGATLLRGHGRVVRAGVLDVSGTEIGYGDLVLNTGSAPVRPAIPGLDTVPVWTSDEALSTTVFPDSAVVVGGGPVGCELAYLFAAFGTVVTLVQRGPGLVPREEPQTSEELRDLLVEAGVDVRLTTQVASLEPRGAGAHVKLDSGAELDADVVILAAGRRPRSAGLGLEVLGIRPDERGAVPIDERCRVAGADRVWAVGDVTGIAPFTHTAHYQGRVVAANLSGRRTRADYRAIPRAVYTSPAFVSVGHTESSARDAGIDPLIAHTPMSQAVRSATEGEPRGWLRLLADPATGVVIGAGAMGGYAEEWISEVALMIRAQIPVDVARDVVHPFPTFSEVLEAPLWDLAARLDDR
- a CDS encoding AAA family ATPase, which produces MTRARQRHRPVVTLAALYGAGGSTVGPKVAERLSVPLLDRTIPEAVAEQTGLPENAVAAIDDQPRTVPQRLWASLGRSTTSSGGTAGSAERLDMQERYVRARIEQFLANASVSGGVAIGRGGMVILQSVPWALHVYLRGPREARLRRRMAVDGIDHDTAERRRRVEDRTRIEYVRRAYGVDGNEPHLYHLMIDSTAVDLDTCVELIVAASRARVEAAEAGADAAP